The Urbifossiella limnaea genome has a window encoding:
- a CDS encoding carboxypeptidase-like regulatory domain-containing protein, producing the protein MSHRSAAPVRGAALLFAAALAVAGCGRPVGSVSGTVTYDSKALKGGGVAFVSTEGGESFAATITPEGTYKVPNIRGGTYKVTVDNSSLRSPDRGAGAKVTPTVVVPPGAKFTPPPGANIPEGYTPSNPNAMKDLASGKNYVELPKKYQSADTTDLTYTFKGGDDTFPINLK; encoded by the coding sequence ATGTCTCACCGCTCCGCCGCCCCCGTTCGGGGGGCGGCCCTCCTGTTCGCCGCGGCACTCGCCGTCGCCGGGTGCGGCCGGCCCGTCGGCAGCGTCTCCGGTACGGTCACGTACGACAGCAAGGCGCTGAAGGGCGGCGGCGTCGCCTTCGTCAGCACCGAGGGCGGCGAGAGCTTCGCCGCCACCATCACGCCCGAGGGCACGTACAAGGTGCCGAACATCCGCGGCGGCACCTACAAGGTGACCGTCGACAACTCCTCGCTTAGGTCCCCGGACCGCGGGGCCGGCGCCAAGGTGACGCCCACGGTAGTCGTGCCGCCGGGGGCCAAGTTCACCCCGCCGCCGGGGGCCAACATCCCCGAGGGCTACACGCCGAGCAACCCGAACGCGATGAAGGACCTGGCCAGCGGCAAGAACTACGTCGAACTGCCGAAGAAGTACCAGTCCGCCGACACCACCGACCTGACGTACACGTTCAAGGGCGGCGACGATACGTTCCCCATCAACCTGAAATGA
- the hslV gene encoding ATP-dependent protease subunit HslV, translating to MPVPRIRATTILAVRTAAGAAIGGDGQVTLGNIVMKNDAKKIRRLYDGKVLAGFAGAAADAFSLLERFEAKLRDHQGSVPRAAAELAKEWRTDRVLRRLEAMLIVLDREHLLLLSGNGDVIQPTDDVLAIGSGGPYALAAARALLAHTTMKPAEIVRHGLEIAGDICIYTNRSIDVVEI from the coding sequence TTGCCCGTGCCCCGCATCCGCGCCACCACGATTCTCGCAGTCCGCACCGCCGCCGGGGCCGCCATCGGCGGCGACGGGCAGGTCACGCTCGGCAACATCGTGATGAAGAACGACGCCAAGAAGATTCGCCGCCTTTACGACGGCAAGGTGCTGGCCGGGTTCGCCGGCGCCGCGGCGGATGCGTTCAGCCTGCTGGAGCGGTTCGAGGCGAAGCTCCGCGACCACCAGGGGTCGGTGCCGCGCGCCGCCGCCGAGCTGGCGAAGGAGTGGCGGACCGACCGCGTGCTGCGCCGCCTCGAAGCGATGTTGATCGTGCTGGACCGCGAGCACCTGCTGCTGCTGAGCGGCAACGGCGACGTCATCCAGCCGACGGACGACGTGCTGGCGATCGGCAGCGGCGGCCCCTACGCCCTGGCCGCGGCTCGGGCACTCTTGGCTCACACGACGATGAAGCCGGCCGAGATCGTCCGTCACGGGCTGGAGATCGCCGGCGACATCTGCATCTACACCAACCGCAGCATCGACGTGGTTGAGATTTAA
- a CDS encoding glycine--tRNA ligase, whose protein sequence is MAKFAKFCKDMGFVYQSSEIYGGINGFWDYGPLGVELKRNIKEAWWQDMVRNPPPGPSGQEIRMVGLDCSIIMNPKVWVASGHVATFADPTRKCPGCGKFTRADQLWAILAESDWMNSLLQEFDPVTGKYDSPRLMKWAKGKGQKLAPNLALVKNPEVTLSFLATRVNGQPEAPPSLQEFTRYVATEQLEATGLQEPCPACGAPLGEAKQVSLMFESHAGLDKTEESKVYLRPETAQGIFANYRNVLDSTRLKLPFGIAQVGKAFRNEVTPRNFTFRSREFEQMEIEFFCHPAESQQWYEYWRDLRKKWYSTLGIQSDNLKPREQGADEVAFYSIGTTDIEYLFPFSDDPQELEGVAHRGAYDLGQHAKHSGMAEKFMYFDEERWNADSAGRTTNSFKEWMKTNPPAADVEKYQFTPHVIEPSAGADRFTLAVLCEAYTEDKVPDAKGNEETRVVMKFHPRLAPIKAAIFPLVNKDGMPERATALYRALKPHFNVFYDDKGAVGRRYRRQDEAGTPFCITIDGQTAEDDTVTIRDRDTLKQERVKVADVRGVIEKALTPGV, encoded by the coding sequence ATGGCGAAGTTCGCCAAGTTCTGCAAGGACATGGGCTTCGTCTACCAGTCGTCCGAGATCTACGGCGGCATCAACGGCTTCTGGGACTACGGCCCCCTCGGCGTCGAGCTGAAGCGGAACATCAAGGAGGCGTGGTGGCAGGACATGGTCCGCAACCCGCCGCCCGGCCCGTCGGGTCAGGAGATCCGCATGGTCGGGCTCGACTGCTCGATCATCATGAACCCCAAGGTCTGGGTCGCCAGCGGCCATGTCGCCACCTTCGCCGACCCCACTCGCAAGTGCCCCGGGTGCGGCAAGTTCACCCGCGCTGACCAACTGTGGGCGATTCTCGCCGAGTCTGACTGGATGAACTCCTTACTTCAGGAGTTCGACCCGGTTACCGGGAAATACGACTCGCCGCGGCTGATGAAGTGGGCGAAGGGGAAGGGCCAGAAGCTCGCCCCGAACCTCGCGCTCGTGAAGAACCCCGAAGTCACTCTCTCGTTCTTGGCGACGCGCGTGAACGGTCAGCCCGAAGCGCCGCCGAGCCTTCAAGAGTTCACCCGGTACGTCGCCACCGAGCAACTCGAAGCGACCGGCCTCCAGGAGCCGTGCCCGGCGTGCGGCGCGCCGCTCGGCGAGGCCAAGCAGGTGTCGCTGATGTTCGAGTCGCACGCCGGGCTCGACAAGACCGAGGAGTCGAAGGTGTACCTCCGCCCCGAGACGGCGCAGGGCATCTTCGCCAACTACCGCAACGTCCTTGACAGCACCCGGCTCAAGTTGCCGTTCGGGATCGCCCAGGTCGGCAAGGCGTTCCGCAACGAGGTCACGCCGCGGAACTTCACCTTCCGCAGCCGCGAGTTCGAGCAGATGGAAATCGAGTTCTTCTGCCACCCGGCCGAGTCGCAGCAGTGGTACGAGTACTGGCGCGACCTGCGGAAGAAGTGGTACAGCACGCTCGGGATCCAGAGCGACAACCTCAAGCCGCGGGAGCAGGGGGCGGACGAGGTCGCGTTCTACTCGATCGGCACCACCGACATCGAGTACCTGTTCCCGTTCAGCGACGACCCGCAGGAGCTGGAGGGCGTCGCCCACCGCGGCGCCTACGACCTGGGCCAGCACGCCAAACACAGCGGGATGGCCGAGAAGTTCATGTACTTCGACGAGGAGCGGTGGAACGCCGATAGCGCCGGCCGCACCACCAACTCGTTCAAGGAGTGGATGAAGACCAACCCGCCGGCCGCGGACGTGGAGAAGTACCAGTTCACGCCGCACGTCATCGAGCCGAGCGCCGGGGCCGACCGGTTCACGCTGGCGGTGCTGTGCGAGGCGTACACCGAGGACAAGGTGCCGGACGCCAAGGGGAACGAGGAGACGCGCGTGGTGATGAAGTTCCACCCGCGGCTGGCGCCGATCAAGGCGGCGATCTTCCCGCTGGTTAACAAGGACGGCATGCCGGAGCGGGCGACGGCGCTGTACCGGGCGCTGAAGCCGCACTTCAACGTCTTCTACGACGACAAGGGCGCCGTCGGCCGCCGCTACCGCCGGCAGGACGAGGCCGGCACGCCGTTCTGCATCACCATCGACGGGCAGACCGCCGAGGACGATACGGTGACCATCCGCGACCGCGACACGCTGAAGCAGGAGCGGGTGAAGGTGGCCGACGTGCGCGGGGTGATCGAGAAGGCGCTGACGCCGGGCGTGTGA
- the hslU gene encoding ATP-dependent protease ATPase subunit HslU produces the protein MTPRQIVAELDKYIVGQAAAKKAVAVAIRNRWRRQQLPADLRASVTPKNIILIGPTGVGKTEIARRLAKLVGAPFVKVEATKFTEVGYVGRDVESIVRDLTEAGIGLVKQEMRAEVVEKARERVAERLLDLLVPPPKAGGPWEPDQEREDEEKRGRTREKFRAKLAAGELEDRTVELTVEQKHVPVQILSGLGMENMDVDFQGMFDRIIPKTPTPRTLTIREARKVLTELETEALIDRAAVTERAIDRVENHGIVFLDELDKVCGPQSGHGPDVSRQGVQRDLLPVVEGTTVNTKHGPVRTDHVLFIAAGAFHVSKPADLMPELQGRFPIRVELTDLTRADFLRILTEPKHALTKQYAELLRTEGVELTFTPDGVEALADTAFEVNRSAQNIGARRLHTILEKVVEDVSFAGPDLPDKRVVVDAKYVKERLGPIVQSEDLSKFIL, from the coding sequence ATGACCCCGCGGCAGATCGTCGCCGAGCTCGACAAGTACATCGTCGGCCAGGCCGCCGCCAAGAAGGCCGTCGCCGTCGCCATCCGCAACCGGTGGCGCCGCCAACAACTGCCGGCCGACCTGCGGGCCAGCGTCACCCCGAAGAACATAATCCTCATCGGCCCCACCGGCGTCGGCAAGACCGAGATCGCCCGCCGGCTGGCCAAGCTCGTCGGCGCGCCGTTCGTAAAGGTCGAGGCGACGAAGTTCACCGAGGTCGGCTACGTCGGCCGCGACGTGGAGAGCATCGTCCGCGACCTGACGGAGGCGGGCATCGGGCTCGTCAAGCAGGAGATGCGCGCCGAGGTGGTCGAGAAGGCGCGGGAGCGCGTCGCGGAGCGACTGCTGGACCTGCTGGTGCCGCCGCCGAAGGCCGGCGGACCGTGGGAGCCGGACCAGGAGCGCGAGGACGAGGAGAAGCGCGGCCGCACCCGCGAGAAGTTCCGCGCCAAGCTCGCCGCCGGCGAGCTGGAGGACCGCACCGTCGAGCTGACCGTCGAGCAGAAGCACGTCCCGGTGCAAATCCTGTCCGGCCTCGGCATGGAGAACATGGACGTGGACTTCCAGGGGATGTTCGACCGCATCATCCCCAAGACCCCGACGCCGCGGACGCTGACGATCCGCGAGGCCCGCAAGGTGCTGACCGAGCTCGAGACCGAGGCGCTGATCGACCGCGCGGCCGTGACCGAGCGGGCCATCGACCGCGTCGAGAACCACGGCATCGTGTTCCTGGACGAGCTCGACAAGGTGTGCGGCCCGCAGAGCGGCCACGGGCCGGACGTGTCGCGGCAGGGCGTGCAGCGCGACCTGCTGCCGGTCGTCGAGGGCACCACGGTGAACACCAAGCACGGCCCGGTGCGGACGGACCACGTCCTGTTCATCGCTGCCGGCGCGTTCCACGTGTCGAAGCCGGCGGACCTGATGCCGGAGCTGCAGGGCCGCTTCCCGATCCGCGTCGAGCTGACCGACCTGACCCGCGCCGACTTCCTTCGCATCCTGACCGAGCCGAAGCACGCGCTGACGAAGCAATACGCCGAACTGCTCCGCACGGAGGGCGTGGAGCTGACGTTCACGCCGGACGGCGTGGAGGCGCTGGCGGACACGGCGTTCGAGGTGAACCGGTCGGCGCAGAACATCGGCGCCCGGCGGCTGCACACCATCCTGGAGAAGGTGGTCGAGGACGTGAGCTTCGCCGGCCCCGACCTGCCGGACAAGCGCGTAGTCGTGGACGCCAAGTACGTGAAGGAGCGGCTCGGCCCCATCGTGCAGAGCGAAGACCTGAGCAAGTTCATCCTGTGA
- the secA gene encoding preprotein translocase subunit SecA, with protein MATQPATLETSFLEKIGEKFTSLTEGVVGAITRLIGGSSSERVTKSLGYYRPKHAESHTVTAGSVLARTNALEDEMKALSDDELRGLSDKYRQRLKDGATLDDLLPEAFAACRESARRTKGMRHYDVQIVGGAVLHGYKTGLGAIAEMITGEGKTLVATLAVYLNALEAKGVHVITVNDYLARRDCEWMLPIYNALGVSAAYIQSDMDPEPRRHAYECDITYGTASEFGFDYLRDNMKLARHDDPGFHPHYRQVQRTPLNYAVIDEVDNILIDEARTPLIISGPAFSDAKRFAEADKVARALTELERKARAELKDAGTVAVTGTEGDGLPLLSPVDPAKVDPANPPPKGVYFEIKEKEKTCHLTDAGVREAERLAGVESFYTAGNMDWPHMMDNALKAHHLYKLDRDYMIAPDPREDNQLGIIIIDQNTGRAMFGRQWSDGLHQAVEAKHQKDGVQIKQETQTLATVTLQNYFRLYKKLGGMTGTAMTEANEFWKIYKLDVVAVPTNKPLRRINSKDMVYRTDGEKWNAVVAEIEEVHKSKRPILIGTTDVAKSEKLSAMLKRRGIKHELLNAKPENVAREAEIVAQAGRLGGVTISTNMAGRGTDIILGGNPETLAWARLKQLKNEDGRPKYPTRLEIPNDVWTATVAEIEAKEKMKEEGRKVAEMGGLHIVGTERHESRRIDNQLRGRAGRQGDPGSSRFYLSLQDDLMRMFAGEWVSSVLTRLGMQEGEAIESGMVTRRIEKAQKKVEEYHFDQRKNLLEYDEVMDYQRKRVYGGRQEILDGKNPRALILEMIDEQVKAAVTRFLADDYGAASFAEFASNRLAVEFEARDFRGASFEDAKTVALDKALAAVPTIVQELMEENFNPDEEAKDWKWNEMVRALGARFGIKTSEKDLKKIPPDEMTEKFVGQGQAMVRAIDLSEGGRFLTRAYGAESLSDWARQKFAVKLSVEDIAAKSEPELVPFLAAAVREAYRKKDREFPVQVAMQHHMADKPHAGGQKYDRDGLFNWAHGRLGVALASMDGKTDISQGDAGFFAVARAAIEAEGFTEEFARTEPRSKLREKLLAMAAKAMPAADLPEIDARLDDAFSGAKVAEADDAKELADWARTELGLVVDPAAVTGQTRDAARQTLLNAYDAKYRPEMHSVERGLVLEQLDSAWKSHLLTMDSLRSGVGLRGYAQEDPKIVYKREGMREFDTMWAGVRDRVTESVFRMEEMGDEEAQMALWAGARATQSAAISAAQSRAAEADAQGQSTSTGGEGKKAEPIRNIGAKVGRNDACPCGSGKKYKNCHMKLEARK; from the coding sequence ATGGCGACGCAGCCCGCGACCCTGGAAACGAGCTTCCTCGAAAAGATCGGGGAGAAGTTCACCAGCCTGACGGAAGGCGTCGTCGGCGCCATCACCCGCCTCATCGGCGGGTCGTCCAGCGAGCGCGTCACCAAGTCGCTCGGCTACTACCGCCCCAAGCACGCCGAGTCGCACACCGTCACCGCCGGGTCGGTGCTCGCCCGCACCAACGCCCTCGAAGACGAGATGAAGGCGCTCTCGGACGACGAGCTCCGCGGGCTGTCCGACAAGTACCGCCAGCGGCTCAAGGACGGGGCCACGCTCGACGACCTGCTGCCCGAGGCGTTCGCCGCCTGCCGCGAGTCCGCCCGCCGTACGAAGGGGATGCGCCACTACGACGTGCAGATCGTCGGCGGGGCCGTCCTCCACGGGTACAAGACCGGCCTCGGCGCCATCGCCGAGATGATCACCGGCGAGGGCAAGACCCTCGTCGCCACCCTGGCGGTGTACCTGAACGCGCTGGAGGCGAAGGGCGTCCACGTCATCACCGTCAACGACTACCTGGCCCGCCGCGACTGCGAGTGGATGCTGCCCATCTACAACGCCCTCGGCGTGAGCGCCGCGTACATCCAGTCGGACATGGACCCGGAGCCGCGCCGCCACGCCTACGAGTGCGACATCACCTACGGCACCGCGTCCGAGTTCGGGTTCGACTACCTCCGCGACAACATGAAGCTGGCCCGCCACGACGACCCGGGCTTCCACCCGCACTACCGCCAGGTGCAGCGGACGCCGCTCAACTACGCCGTCATCGACGAGGTGGACAACATCCTCATCGACGAGGCCCGCACGCCGCTCATCATCAGCGGCCCGGCCTTCTCCGACGCCAAGCGGTTCGCCGAGGCCGACAAGGTCGCCCGCGCCCTCACCGAGCTGGAGCGGAAGGCCCGCGCCGAGCTGAAGGACGCCGGCACCGTCGCCGTGACCGGCACCGAGGGCGACGGCCTGCCGCTGCTGTCGCCGGTGGACCCGGCGAAGGTGGACCCGGCGAACCCGCCGCCGAAGGGCGTGTACTTCGAGATCAAGGAGAAGGAGAAGACCTGCCACCTGACCGACGCCGGCGTCCGCGAGGCGGAGCGGCTGGCGGGCGTCGAGAGCTTCTACACGGCCGGCAACATGGACTGGCCGCACATGATGGACAACGCGCTGAAGGCGCACCACCTGTACAAGCTCGACCGCGACTACATGATCGCGCCCGACCCCCGCGAGGACAACCAGCTCGGCATCATCATCATCGACCAGAACACCGGCCGGGCCATGTTCGGCCGGCAGTGGAGCGACGGGCTCCACCAGGCGGTGGAGGCGAAGCACCAGAAGGACGGCGTGCAGATCAAGCAGGAGACGCAGACGCTCGCCACCGTCACCCTGCAGAACTACTTCCGCCTGTACAAGAAGCTCGGCGGCATGACCGGCACGGCCATGACCGAGGCCAACGAGTTCTGGAAGATCTACAAGCTCGACGTGGTCGCCGTGCCGACCAACAAGCCGCTGCGGCGCATCAACTCGAAGGACATGGTGTACCGCACCGACGGCGAGAAGTGGAACGCCGTCGTCGCCGAGATCGAGGAGGTCCACAAGAGCAAGCGGCCGATCCTCATCGGCACCACCGACGTGGCCAAGAGCGAGAAGCTGTCCGCCATGCTGAAGCGGCGCGGCATCAAGCACGAGCTGCTGAACGCCAAGCCCGAGAACGTGGCCCGCGAGGCCGAGATCGTGGCCCAGGCCGGCCGGCTCGGCGGCGTCACCATCAGCACGAACATGGCCGGCCGCGGCACCGACATCATCCTCGGCGGCAACCCCGAGACGCTGGCGTGGGCGCGGCTGAAGCAGCTGAAGAACGAGGACGGCCGGCCCAAGTACCCCACGCGGCTCGAAATCCCCAACGACGTGTGGACGGCGACCGTCGCGGAGATCGAGGCGAAGGAGAAGATGAAGGAGGAGGGCCGCAAGGTCGCCGAGATGGGCGGGCTGCACATCGTCGGCACCGAGCGGCACGAGAGCCGCCGCATCGACAACCAGCTCCGCGGCCGCGCCGGCCGGCAGGGCGACCCGGGGTCGAGCCGGTTCTACCTGTCGCTGCAAGACGACCTGATGCGGATGTTCGCCGGCGAGTGGGTGAGCAGCGTGCTGACGCGCCTCGGCATGCAGGAGGGCGAGGCGATCGAGAGCGGCATGGTCACCCGCCGCATCGAGAAGGCGCAGAAGAAAGTCGAGGAGTACCACTTCGACCAGCGGAAGAACCTCCTCGAGTACGACGAGGTGATGGACTACCAGCGGAAGCGCGTGTACGGAGGCCGGCAGGAAATCCTCGACGGCAAGAACCCCCGCGCGCTGATCCTGGAAATGATCGACGAGCAGGTGAAGGCCGCGGTGACGCGGTTCCTCGCCGACGACTACGGGGCCGCCAGCTTCGCCGAGTTCGCGTCGAACCGCCTGGCCGTGGAGTTCGAGGCCCGCGACTTCCGCGGCGCCAGCTTCGAGGACGCCAAGACGGTGGCGCTGGACAAGGCGCTCGCCGCGGTGCCGACGATCGTCCAGGAGCTGATGGAGGAAAACTTCAACCCCGACGAGGAAGCGAAAGACTGGAAGTGGAACGAGATGGTGCGGGCGCTCGGGGCGCGGTTCGGCATCAAGACGTCGGAGAAGGACCTGAAGAAGATTCCGCCCGACGAGATGACCGAGAAGTTCGTCGGCCAGGGGCAGGCGATGGTCCGCGCCATCGACCTGTCCGAGGGGGGCCGGTTCCTGACGCGGGCGTACGGCGCCGAGTCGCTGTCGGACTGGGCGCGGCAGAAGTTCGCCGTCAAGCTGTCCGTCGAGGACATCGCCGCGAAGAGCGAGCCCGAGCTGGTGCCGTTCCTGGCGGCGGCCGTGCGCGAGGCGTACCGCAAGAAGGACCGCGAGTTCCCGGTGCAGGTGGCGATGCAGCACCACATGGCCGACAAGCCGCACGCCGGCGGCCAGAAGTACGACCGCGACGGGCTGTTCAACTGGGCGCACGGCCGGCTCGGCGTGGCGCTGGCGTCGATGGACGGCAAGACCGACATCTCCCAGGGCGACGCCGGCTTCTTCGCCGTGGCCCGCGCCGCGATCGAGGCCGAGGGCTTCACCGAGGAGTTCGCCCGCACCGAGCCCCGCAGCAAGCTGCGCGAGAAGCTGCTGGCGATGGCCGCGAAGGCGATGCCGGCCGCCGACCTGCCCGAGATCGACGCCCGCCTCGACGACGCCTTCAGCGGCGCGAAGGTGGCCGAGGCCGACGACGCGAAGGAGCTGGCCGACTGGGCGCGGACAGAGTTGGGCCTGGTGGTGGACCCGGCAGCGGTGACGGGCCAGACCCGTGACGCGGCCCGGCAGACGCTGCTGAACGCCTACGACGCGAAGTACCGCCCCGAGATGCACTCGGTGGAGCGCGGCCTGGTGCTGGAGCAGCTGGACAGCGCGTGGAAGAGCCACCTGCTGACGATGGACAGCCTGCGGAGCGGCGTGGGCCTGCGCGGGTACGCCCAGGAAGACCCGAAGATCGTGTACAAGCGCGAGGGCATGCGCGAGTTCGACACGATGTGGGCGGGCGTGCGCGACCGGGTGACGGAGTCGGTGTTCCGCATGGAGGAGATGGGCGACGAGGAGGCGCAGATGGCGTTGTGGGCCGGCGCCCGCGCGACGCAGTCGGCGGCCATCTCGGCGGCGCAGTCGCGGGCGGCGGAGGCCGACGCGCAGGGCCAGAGCACGAGCACCGGCGGCGAGGGGAAGAAGGCGGAGCCGATCCGGAACATCGGCGCGAAGGTGGGCCGCAACGACGCCTGCCCGTGCGGCAGCGGCAAGAAGTACAAGAACTGCCACATGAAGCTGGAGGCGCGGAAGTAG
- a CDS encoding tetratricopeptide repeat protein, with protein MPRRFVTRRRVLAAVAVIALAVGAPQLWAWHQLRTARAALGAYHPDEARTALAACARVWWRSPEVHLLSARAARQAGDADAAGRSLRDCQRLTGATDDTAFEWALGQAAAGNVREVEPYLQKRADAAASAGPLVWEALTQGYLRVYRTLDAMAVANHWLQRDPDNVRALELRGQVYVTGKGVVRGTEDYRRALELDPTRRDTRWRLAGSLIDLGGYDEAAGHLEAYAKGAPGDPDVAARLARCYVMTKRGADARRLLDAALAAHPDHALCLRARGQVALTGEPPDLAGAEEFLRRAAAAAPDDYQAAWSYSEALRQRGKTAEAKVELARAEGVRDRLERLGELRSRKLAEQPLDPALHYEMGVLLTASHPDVAAQWLASAVQLDPGHRPAHAALAELYARKGDAARAAEHRRAAGEGR; from the coding sequence ATGCCCCGCCGGTTCGTCACCCGCCGCCGCGTGCTCGCCGCAGTCGCCGTGATCGCGCTCGCGGTCGGCGCCCCGCAGCTGTGGGCGTGGCACCAACTGCGCACCGCCCGGGCCGCACTCGGCGCGTACCACCCGGACGAGGCCCGCACCGCGCTCGCCGCCTGCGCCCGCGTCTGGTGGCGCAGCCCCGAGGTACATCTGCTCTCTGCACGCGCCGCCCGCCAGGCCGGCGACGCCGACGCCGCCGGGCGTTCGCTCCGCGACTGCCAGCGCCTCACCGGCGCGACCGACGACACCGCCTTCGAGTGGGCACTCGGCCAGGCCGCGGCCGGCAACGTCCGCGAGGTCGAGCCGTACTTGCAAAAGCGGGCCGACGCCGCCGCCTCGGCCGGGCCGCTGGTGTGGGAGGCGCTCACGCAGGGCTACCTCCGCGTGTACCGCACCCTCGACGCGATGGCGGTCGCGAACCACTGGCTGCAGCGCGACCCCGACAACGTCCGGGCGCTCGAGCTGCGCGGGCAGGTGTACGTCACCGGCAAGGGCGTCGTCCGCGGCACCGAGGACTACCGCCGCGCTCTGGAGCTCGACCCGACCCGCCGCGACACCCGCTGGCGGCTGGCCGGTTCGCTCATCGACCTGGGCGGCTACGACGAGGCCGCGGGGCACCTGGAGGCGTACGCGAAGGGTGCCCCGGGTGACCCCGATGTCGCGGCCCGGCTGGCGCGCTGCTACGTGATGACGAAGCGCGGCGCCGACGCCCGCCGACTGCTGGACGCCGCCCTGGCCGCGCACCCCGACCACGCCCTGTGCCTGCGGGCGCGCGGGCAGGTGGCGCTGACCGGCGAGCCGCCCGACCTGGCCGGCGCGGAGGAGTTTCTGCGCCGCGCCGCGGCCGCCGCCCCGGACGACTATCAGGCGGCGTGGTCGTACTCGGAGGCGCTGCGGCAGCGCGGCAAGACCGCCGAGGCGAAAGTCGAGTTGGCCCGCGCCGAGGGCGTGCGCGACCGGCTGGAGCGGCTCGGCGAGCTGCGCAGCCGGAAGCTCGCCGAACAGCCGCTCGACCCGGCGCTGCACTACGAGATGGGCGTGCTGCTGACCGCGAGCCACCCGGACGTGGCGGCGCAGTGGCTGGCGAGCGCCGTGCAGTTGGACCCCGGCCACCGCCCGGCGCACGCGGCGCTCGCGGAGCTGTACGCCCGCAAGGGCGACGCCGCCCGCGCCGCCGAGCACCGCCGCGCCGCGGGCGAGGGGCGTTAG
- a CDS encoding tetratricopeptide repeat protein gives MTAVPEPARPSGRVLSRLTAPLRFARRRPLLLAGGVFAVVALTAGGTWGWFEYHLRAARREVERGHNGTARRHLDACHSLAVPHRELLILSARVARRTGAWDDAEAALNRHTERFGEDDSLVLERLLLRATRGDIEAAAVPLLARVVAGGAEARLAREALVAGLVYRFRWAEADAVLAGWLAADADDPIAVLLRGKLEEQRQNPEAAARAYRRVVELDPEHDEARLRLTTLLLTNRFGAEALAHLEVLRGRLPDHPEVGVQWARALALEGRTAESRAAIAACLAAHPDYPPALAERGGFALLDGDEAAAARDLERAVELSPGDLAARAQLALVLARAGRREDAARRQAEVDQMRADGERVTALIEGPLQARPDDPAVPHEIAQIALRAGQVGEALRWFEAALRADPDHAPTHRVLAALHHELGNPALSARHRALAQRAARPKS, from the coding sequence ATGACCGCCGTTCCCGAGCCGGCGCGGCCGTCCGGCCGGGTTCTGTCCCGCCTCACCGCCCCGCTGCGGTTCGCCCGCCGGCGGCCGCTGCTGCTGGCCGGCGGCGTGTTCGCGGTCGTCGCTCTGACCGCCGGCGGTACCTGGGGCTGGTTCGAGTACCACCTCCGCGCCGCCCGCCGCGAGGTCGAGCGCGGCCACAACGGCACCGCCCGCCGCCACCTCGACGCCTGTCATTCGCTGGCCGTCCCGCACCGCGAGTTGCTGATCCTGTCGGCCCGCGTCGCCCGCCGCACCGGCGCCTGGGACGACGCCGAGGCCGCGCTGAACCGCCACACCGAGCGCTTCGGCGAGGACGACTCGCTGGTGCTGGAGCGCCTGCTGCTCCGCGCCACCCGCGGCGACATCGAGGCGGCCGCCGTACCGCTGCTGGCGCGGGTCGTGGCCGGCGGCGCCGAGGCGCGGCTGGCGCGGGAGGCGCTCGTCGCCGGGCTCGTCTACCGCTTCCGCTGGGCCGAGGCCGACGCCGTACTGGCCGGCTGGCTGGCCGCCGACGCCGACGACCCCATCGCCGTGCTGCTGCGCGGGAAGTTGGAGGAACAGCGGCAGAACCCCGAGGCCGCGGCGCGGGCGTACCGCCGCGTCGTCGAGCTCGACCCCGAGCACGACGAGGCCCGGCTGCGGCTGACGACGCTCCTGCTGACGAACCGCTTCGGGGCGGAGGCGCTGGCCCACCTGGAGGTGCTGCGCGGCCGGCTGCCGGACCACCCCGAGGTCGGCGTGCAGTGGGCGCGGGCGCTGGCGCTGGAGGGCCGCACCGCCGAGAGCCGGGCGGCGATCGCCGCGTGCCTGGCGGCCCACCCGGACTACCCGCCGGCGCTGGCCGAGCGCGGCGGCTTCGCCCTGCTCGACGGCGACGAGGCCGCGGCCGCCCGCGACCTGGAGCGGGCGGTGGAGCTGAGCCCCGGCGACCTGGCGGCGCGGGCGCAGCTGGCGCTGGTCCTGGCGCGGGCGGGCCGGCGGGAGGACGCGGCCCGGCGGCAGGCCGAGGTCGACCAGATGCGGGCCGACGGCGAGCGGGTGACGGCGCTGATCGAGGGGCCCTTGCAGGCGCGGCCCGACGACCCGGCGGTGCCGCACGAGATCGCGCAGATCGCCCTGCGGGCCGGTCAGGTCGGCGAGGCGCTGCGGTGGTTCGAGGCGGCACTGCGGGCCGACCCCGACCACGCCCCGACGCACCGCGTGCTGGCGGCGCTGCACCACGAGCTGGGCAACCCGGCCCTGTCGGCGCGGCACCGGGCACTGGCCCAGCGGGCGGCGCGGCCGAAGTCGTGA